In Vigna unguiculata cultivar IT97K-499-35 chromosome 3, ASM411807v1, whole genome shotgun sequence, a single genomic region encodes these proteins:
- the LOC114176523 gene encoding uncharacterized protein LOC114176523, which translates to MAQQSPDQQIKPLAPFISSSHFNSQEDQDYSFTHRKNIRLRKFILCCGCATAIVVVLVVIVLVLGFTVYNVKDPEVRMNGVTLINGTFANGATDNVTILADISVKNPNVFTFKFGNASTDVYYNGEGIGDGESPSGKAKARRTIRVNTTMEIMAKKLLANPNFDTDLKDQALNISSYTRIDGKVKIFNIFPRKVVVEMNCTITYNITTGLITNGGNCLGNVNI; encoded by the coding sequence ATGGCTCAGCAGAGTCCTGATCAGCAGATCAAGCCCTTGGCTCCATTCATATCTTCATCCCACTTCAACTCACAAGAAGATCAAGACTACTCATTCACACACAGAAAAAACATTCGACTAAGAAAGTTTATCCTGTGCTGCGGTTGTGCCACTGCAATTGTTGTGGTTCTTGTGGTCATAGTACTGGTCTTGGGCTTCACCGTTTACAATGTCAAAGACCCCGAGGTGAGGATGAACGGGGTTACCCTTATCAATGGAACTTTCGCCAACGGTGCTACTGACAACGTTACAATTCTTGCCGATATATCTGTGAAGAATCCAAACGTTTTTACCTTCAAGTTTGGAAACGCCAGCACCGATGTTTACTATAATGGGGAGGGAATAGGTGATGGTGAATCTCCGTCGGGGAAAGCCAAGGCCAGAAGAACCATAAGGGTCAACACCACCATGGAGATTATGGCAAAGAAGCTTCTGGCGAATCCAAATTTCGATACTGATCTAAAGGATCAGGCTTTGAATATCAGCAGCTATACCAGGATTGATGGTAAGGTCAagatatttaacatttttccgAGGAAAGTTGTGGTTGAGATGAATTGCACAATCACATACAACATCACCACTGGGTTGATTACAAATGGTGGCAATTGTCTTGGAAACGTTAATATTTAG